The following coding sequences lie in one Zingiber officinale cultivar Zhangliang chromosome 2B, Zo_v1.1, whole genome shotgun sequence genomic window:
- the LOC122046641 gene encoding probable protein phosphatase 2C 9 isoform X1 — protein MLPHPFRNLSFDFCSGWKGDWGIFRLLAGPSLTVGKGRSSNSRTRISYGYSLLKGAADHPIEDYHVAKFINVGDQELGLFAIFDGHSGDSVPAYLQDHLFTNILEEEELWRDPDAAIRRAYERTDNEILSHSLDLGRGGSTAVTAIVVNGTKLWVANVGDSRAVLARRGEAIQMSIDHEPNSERESIETRGGFVSNLPGDVARVNGQLAVSRAFGDKNLKAQVRSDPDVRVEDANSETELLILASDGVWKVLSNQEAVDLVRKIKNPLAAARRLTLEAFKRESKDDISCIVVRFNG, from the exons ATGCTTCCCCATCCCTTCCGAAACCTCTCTTTTGATTTCTGCTCCGGATGGAAAGGGGACTGGGGGATCTTCCGACTG CTTGCAGGACCTTCGTTGACTGTTGGTAAAGGTAGAAGCTCAAACAGTCGCACCAGGATTAGCTATGGCTATAGTCTGCTAAAAGGAGCAGCAGATCATCCCATAGAGGATTATCATGTAGCCAAATTCATCAACGTCGGAGATCAGGAACTTGGTCTATTTGCGATCTTCGATGGCCATTCAGGAGACAGCGTTCCTGCTTATTTACAGGATCATCTGTTCACCAATATTCTGGAGGAG GAAGAGTTGTGGCGCGATCCTGATGCAGCGATCAGAAGGGCCTACGAGAGGACCGACAACGAGATACTTTCTCACAGTCTAGATTTGGGGAGAGGTGGATCCACCGCAGTCACTGCGATCGTCGTAAACGGCACCAAATTGTGGGTGGCGAATGTTGGGGATTCGAGAGCTGTTCTTGCAAGGCGAGGCGAGGCCATCCAGATGTCGATCGATCACGAACCGAATTCTGAACGAGAGAGTATCGAAACGAGAGGTGGCTTTGTTTCTAACCTTCCAG GCGACGTGGCGAGAGTTAATGGGCAGTTAGCAGTTTCGCGGGCTTTCGGGGACAAGAATCTGAAAGCACAAGTAAGATCAGATCCTGATGTACGAGTTGAAGATGCGAACTCCGAGACTGAGCTGCTCATCCTTGCGAGCGATGGCGTCTGGAAG GTTTTGAGCAATCAGGAGGCCGTTGACCTTGTAAGAAAAATCAAGAACCCATTAGCAGCAGCtcggaggttgactctggagGCCTTTAAGAGAGAGAGTAAAGACGACATATCGTGCATTGTCGTTCGCTTCAATGGTTAA
- the LOC122046641 gene encoding probable protein phosphatase 2C 10 isoform X2 — protein MERGLGDLPTGPSLTVGKGRSSNSRTRISYGYSLLKGAADHPIEDYHVAKFINVGDQELGLFAIFDGHSGDSVPAYLQDHLFTNILEEEELWRDPDAAIRRAYERTDNEILSHSLDLGRGGSTAVTAIVVNGTKLWVANVGDSRAVLARRGEAIQMSIDHEPNSERESIETRGGFVSNLPGDVARVNGQLAVSRAFGDKNLKAQVRSDPDVRVEDANSETELLILASDGVWKVLSNQEAVDLVRKIKNPLAAARRLTLEAFKRESKDDISCIVVRFNG, from the exons ATGGAAAGGGGACTGGGGGATCTTCCGACTG GACCTTCGTTGACTGTTGGTAAAGGTAGAAGCTCAAACAGTCGCACCAGGATTAGCTATGGCTATAGTCTGCTAAAAGGAGCAGCAGATCATCCCATAGAGGATTATCATGTAGCCAAATTCATCAACGTCGGAGATCAGGAACTTGGTCTATTTGCGATCTTCGATGGCCATTCAGGAGACAGCGTTCCTGCTTATTTACAGGATCATCTGTTCACCAATATTCTGGAGGAG GAAGAGTTGTGGCGCGATCCTGATGCAGCGATCAGAAGGGCCTACGAGAGGACCGACAACGAGATACTTTCTCACAGTCTAGATTTGGGGAGAGGTGGATCCACCGCAGTCACTGCGATCGTCGTAAACGGCACCAAATTGTGGGTGGCGAATGTTGGGGATTCGAGAGCTGTTCTTGCAAGGCGAGGCGAGGCCATCCAGATGTCGATCGATCACGAACCGAATTCTGAACGAGAGAGTATCGAAACGAGAGGTGGCTTTGTTTCTAACCTTCCAG GCGACGTGGCGAGAGTTAATGGGCAGTTAGCAGTTTCGCGGGCTTTCGGGGACAAGAATCTGAAAGCACAAGTAAGATCAGATCCTGATGTACGAGTTGAAGATGCGAACTCCGAGACTGAGCTGCTCATCCTTGCGAGCGATGGCGTCTGGAAG GTTTTGAGCAATCAGGAGGCCGTTGACCTTGTAAGAAAAATCAAGAACCCATTAGCAGCAGCtcggaggttgactctggagGCCTTTAAGAGAGAGAGTAAAGACGACATATCGTGCATTGTCGTTCGCTTCAATGGTTAA